Proteins from a genomic interval of Meiothermus cerbereus DSM 11376:
- a CDS encoding DUF3987 domain-containing protein produces MTARDLLTQAFEVTPEQVWPTPEPLDGLEVPTLPSFDALKLLPQPLGPWAVDTAERMNAPVEFTATAALVALAGVVGNRVLVAPDPEADPGWFEAGNLWGLLVGEPGSKKSPVMERAFAPVHAIEAELHRENQRAQDEWEIDRRNRKKGDPVTEDDLHPPAEQALLCHDITPEKLADLLEHNPSGLVTFQDELLGLVASWERPEKSGERQFYLKLWNGLSPHTVKRIKRGSHYLPMCTLSLIGGTQPGPLRRYILEAAKGWNNDGLLHRFQLLAVGELPEYRRTVRPPNTLQADYANLLQNLWQITNHGLSYPQVELRPGITRPVMTFSPEAQELYLQWQEQTARESRQASTPTLKRSLLEKQGGLVAKLAMLLELAERWGDSQREAVEDSRHHIRPLSTARAIALANLYRDHALYTWWEAIRPEIQGAHALAKRILERTQTKSAFTYERFTVRDIQRSNWKGLNDPGAVERALGELEARGWIRRDGKAWIPNPRLWEGSHA; encoded by the coding sequence GTGACCGCCCGCGATTTGCTCACCCAAGCCTTCGAGGTAACGCCTGAGCAGGTATGGCCCACCCCTGAGCCGCTAGACGGGCTCGAGGTTCCCACCCTTCCGAGCTTCGATGCCCTAAAGCTGCTTCCTCAACCGCTAGGGCCCTGGGCAGTGGATACCGCCGAGCGGATGAACGCACCGGTGGAGTTTACCGCTACCGCCGCGCTTGTCGCCCTGGCTGGGGTGGTAGGCAACCGCGTGTTGGTAGCCCCCGACCCCGAGGCCGACCCTGGCTGGTTCGAGGCCGGCAACCTGTGGGGGCTGTTGGTAGGGGAGCCGGGAAGCAAAAAGAGCCCGGTGATGGAGCGGGCATTTGCCCCCGTACACGCGATTGAGGCCGAGCTACACCGCGAGAATCAACGGGCGCAGGATGAGTGGGAGATAGACCGCCGCAACCGCAAGAAGGGCGACCCGGTGACCGAGGATGACCTGCACCCCCCGGCTGAGCAGGCCCTGCTTTGCCACGACATCACGCCGGAGAAACTCGCCGACCTGCTCGAGCACAACCCCTCGGGACTGGTGACCTTCCAGGATGAGCTACTCGGGCTGGTGGCATCCTGGGAGCGCCCGGAGAAAAGCGGGGAGCGGCAGTTTTATCTCAAGCTATGGAACGGGCTTAGCCCCCACACGGTCAAGCGCATCAAGCGAGGCAGTCACTACCTGCCCATGTGCACCCTATCTCTGATTGGCGGGACGCAACCTGGCCCCCTGCGCCGCTACATCCTCGAGGCCGCCAAGGGCTGGAACAATGACGGGTTACTGCACCGCTTCCAACTGCTCGCGGTGGGGGAGCTACCCGAATACCGCCGGACGGTCAGACCGCCCAACACCTTGCAAGCGGATTACGCCAACCTGCTACAAAACCTGTGGCAGATTACCAACCACGGCTTGAGCTACCCCCAGGTAGAGCTGCGCCCTGGTATCACCCGCCCGGTGATGACCTTCTCACCCGAGGCCCAAGAGCTGTACCTGCAATGGCAAGAGCAGACCGCCAGGGAGAGCCGTCAAGCAAGCACCCCCACCCTCAAGCGCTCGCTACTCGAGAAGCAAGGGGGGCTGGTGGCAAAGCTGGCTATGTTGCTCGAGCTTGCCGAACGGTGGGGGGATTCACAGCGCGAGGCAGTGGAGGACTCGCGCCACCACATCCGCCCGCTAAGCACCGCCCGCGCTATCGCCCTGGCTAACCTGTACCGTGACCACGCCCTGTACACCTGGTGGGAGGCCATCCGCCCGGAGATTCAAGGGGCTCACGCCCTCGCTAAGCGCATCCTCGAGCGCACCCAGACCAAGAGCGCTTTCACCTACGAGCGCTTCACCGTCCGGGACATCCAGCGCAGTAACTGGAAGGGACTAAACGACCCTGGCGCGGTTGAGCGGGCTTTGGGAGAACTCGAAGCAAGGGGGTGGATACGCCGGGACGGTAAAGCCTGGATTCCCAACCCCCGATTGTGGGAGGGTAGCCATGCCTAA
- a CDS encoding tyrosine-type recombinase/integrase: MAKSKPEPRKRANGLGTKPVKRGNSWSIQVTLGRRPDGKLDRRRVTGRTPEEAAQKARELQVAAAQGMLATHERTTVAEWLGIWLGGKATQSAPTYRLKLEAHAKHITQHLGSVELRKLRPGHVHTFLRFLESKGLAPSYRREVLSTLEAALERAMLLELIPRNPARPVKLEAAPVTRKVKAWDAPTVARFLEAARGYRLYPLLYLGFATGLRREELLGLRWKDVDLESRTLRVEQVLVPVGGSYHIGPPKTRASRRVIGFGPDVAAVLEAWKAKQGEERRILGNEWHDSGLVFASSTGHPLHPRNVNRDISQIIKTHNAKRGKELRKAMRGQPEEEVKRAIEVVMLPHLSPHMMRHTHATLLAQKTRQIELVSRRLGHSRPSVTLDIYRHVAAWELEEVALPLTELLTPSPRTLN; encoded by the coding sequence ATGGCGAAGAGCAAGCCTGAACCTCGTAAGCGAGCCAACGGCTTGGGCACTAAACCCGTGAAACGCGGCAATTCTTGGAGCATCCAAGTAACGCTAGGCCGCCGTCCTGACGGGAAGCTCGACCGCCGCCGGGTGACGGGGCGCACCCCAGAAGAGGCCGCACAAAAAGCCCGTGAGCTTCAGGTAGCCGCTGCTCAAGGGATGCTCGCTACCCATGAACGCACGACGGTTGCAGAGTGGTTGGGGATATGGCTTGGAGGTAAAGCAACCCAATCCGCCCCCACTTACCGGCTCAAGCTCGAGGCCCACGCCAAGCACATCACCCAACACCTGGGCAGCGTAGAGCTTCGCAAGCTCAGGCCGGGGCACGTACACACTTTTTTGCGCTTCCTGGAAAGCAAGGGGCTCGCCCCTTCCTACCGCCGCGAGGTGCTGAGCACGTTAGAGGCTGCTTTAGAGCGGGCCATGCTGTTAGAGCTTATCCCCCGCAACCCCGCCCGTCCGGTGAAGCTCGAGGCCGCCCCCGTGACCCGCAAGGTCAAAGCGTGGGATGCCCCCACCGTGGCCCGGTTTCTGGAAGCCGCCCGGGGCTACCGCCTGTACCCGCTGCTATATCTGGGCTTCGCCACCGGGCTACGCCGGGAGGAACTGCTAGGGTTACGCTGGAAAGACGTTGACCTCGAGAGCCGCACCCTGCGGGTAGAGCAGGTGTTGGTGCCCGTCGGAGGCAGCTACCACATAGGCCCACCTAAGACCCGCGCCAGCCGCCGGGTGATAGGCTTCGGGCCGGATGTGGCTGCTGTGCTGGAGGCGTGGAAGGCCAAGCAAGGCGAAGAGCGCCGCATCCTGGGTAATGAGTGGCACGACTCGGGCTTGGTGTTTGCCTCGAGCACCGGTCATCCCCTTCACCCCCGCAACGTGAACCGGGACATAAGCCAAATCATCAAGACCCACAATGCGAAGCGGGGCAAAGAGCTTAGAAAGGCCATGCGGGGGCAACCCGAAGAGGAAGTGAAACGGGCCATTGAAGTGGTCATGCTGCCCCACCTGAGCCCGCACATGATGCGCCATACCCACGCTACCCTACTCGCGCAAAAGACCCGGCAAATCGAGTTGGTGAGCCGCCGCCTGGGGCACTCCCGCCCCTCCGTCACGCTCGACATTTACCGCCATGTCGCAGCGTGGGAGCTTGAAGAGGTGGCCCTGCCCCTGACCGAGCTTCTGACCCCCTCCCCCCGCACGCTGAACTAG
- a CDS encoding ATP cone domain-containing protein, translating into MREVFIKTPGGFRWPFSKGLLVESMMMAGLKMEPAMSLAHTIEEQLRSRKKPEITALALKKLLISEVERNFGPEMAERLRGQTQAFEDIVVREGYRRRPFSKGVLVRSLEDAGFSMREAQTIARSLESRLRRSGVRLIDADELEKRIIAEIEGLYGPAARNRYAGRQALAGEIFVEEGEGEPRVPFSKGVLAQSVMAVGLSPDAAYRLARDVERRLRDSGSTVVKRDHLRKIVAEELMEEAGEEVARRYHLLRSIRRAVKPVHLLIGGVAGVGKSVLASALAYRLGITRMISTDAVREILRATVPKDLLPTLHTSSFESWRVLTTPQKAEPSAALVMQGFRDQVSRVAVGLRAIQERSAREKTSLVVEGVHVVPGYMTHQYQNEVIQIPIMLVLEDEALHRDRFALRERETKGSRTSGAYTQHFDQIRLIQQHLIELARGAGVPLIPAENLDRAIDKGLEVIVDRLQEAYFDVAQG; encoded by the coding sequence GTGCGCGAAGTATTCATTAAAACGCCAGGGGGCTTTCGCTGGCCTTTTTCGAAGGGACTGCTGGTCGAGTCAATGATGATGGCAGGGCTGAAGATGGAGCCGGCCATGTCGCTAGCCCATACCATCGAGGAACAGTTGCGTTCCCGCAAGAAGCCTGAAATTACTGCCCTGGCTCTCAAGAAACTGCTCATTAGTGAGGTGGAAAGAAACTTTGGGCCAGAGATGGCCGAGCGCCTCAGAGGCCAGACCCAGGCCTTTGAAGACATCGTGGTCAGGGAGGGGTATCGCCGTCGGCCCTTTTCCAAAGGGGTGCTGGTGCGCAGCCTGGAAGACGCGGGGTTTTCTATGCGCGAGGCCCAGACCATTGCGCGTTCGCTGGAAAGCCGCTTGCGCCGCAGCGGGGTGCGCTTGATAGATGCCGACGAGTTAGAGAAGCGCATTATTGCCGAAATTGAAGGGCTGTATGGGCCAGCCGCAAGAAACCGCTATGCAGGGCGGCAAGCGCTGGCAGGGGAAATTTTTGTCGAGGAAGGTGAAGGCGAGCCACGGGTGCCTTTTTCCAAAGGGGTGCTGGCCCAGTCGGTGATGGCGGTAGGGCTTTCGCCCGATGCGGCTTACCGCCTGGCCCGCGACGTGGAGCGCCGTTTGCGCGACAGCGGTTCGACGGTGGTCAAGCGCGACCACCTGCGTAAAATTGTGGCAGAAGAGCTGATGGAGGAAGCAGGGGAGGAGGTGGCCCGCCGCTACCATCTGTTGCGGAGTATTCGGCGGGCGGTTAAGCCGGTTCACCTGTTGATTGGGGGGGTGGCCGGAGTGGGGAAGAGCGTGCTGGCTTCGGCGCTGGCCTACCGGCTGGGCATTACCCGGATGATTTCTACCGATGCGGTGCGGGAAATACTGCGGGCCACGGTTCCCAAAGACCTGCTGCCCACCCTGCACACCAGCAGCTTTGAGTCCTGGCGGGTGCTGACCACACCACAAAAAGCCGAACCCAGCGCGGCTTTGGTCATGCAAGGGTTTCGCGACCAGGTCTCGAGGGTAGCGGTGGGTCTGCGGGCCATCCAGGAGCGCAGCGCCCGAGAAAAAACCTCGCTGGTAGTAGAAGGCGTGCATGTGGTGCCGGGCTACATGACCCACCAGTACCAGAACGAGGTCATTCAGATTCCAATTATGCTGGTGCTCGAGGACGAGGCCCTGCACCGTGACCGCTTTGCCTTGCGTGAGCGTGAGACCAAGGGTTCGCGTACCAGTGGGGCTTATACGCAGCACTTCGACCAGATTCGCCTGATCCAGCAGCATCTCATTGAGCTGGCTCGAGGCGCAGGGGTTCCGCTGATCCCTGCCGAGAACCTGGATCGGGCCATTGACAAGGGCCTCGAGGTGATTGTGGATCGCCTGCAGGAAGCCTATTTTGATGTGGCCCAGGGGTAG
- a CDS encoding aldo/keto reductase: protein MSDLIQIKGLPAIPPLGIGTWQWGDKLVWGYGNGYRESDTEAAYRAALQGGVRLFDTAEFYGFGLSERLIGRYRRAYEPKPLVVSKLFPYPWRFSRKTLFSALKNSLKRLEMNQLDLYLLHWPWKPVPLEQWALSLVEAYEQGLTRAVGVSNHNLDQLERVARVLAKHNVPLAANQVEYHLLERKPEQTGLLRAMQAEGMVLMAYSPLAMGWLTGKYNLENPPPGRYRAQRYVTRKAQIPLLLKGLTEIAETIRATPAQVALRWCIQKGTLPIPGAKNARQAEGNAAALCIRLSDEHMARLDDLSG from the coding sequence GTGAGCGATCTGATTCAAATAAAGGGACTGCCGGCTATTCCACCCCTGGGCATTGGTACCTGGCAGTGGGGCGACAAGCTGGTCTGGGGCTACGGCAATGGCTACCGGGAAAGCGATACCGAGGCCGCCTACCGGGCTGCCCTGCAAGGCGGGGTGCGGCTTTTTGATACGGCCGAGTTTTATGGTTTTGGCCTTTCGGAAAGGCTGATTGGCCGTTATCGCCGAGCCTATGAGCCCAAGCCCCTGGTAGTCAGCAAGCTATTTCCCTATCCCTGGCGCTTTTCTCGCAAGACGCTTTTCTCTGCCCTCAAAAACAGCCTGAAGCGCCTGGAGATGAACCAGCTGGATCTGTATTTGCTGCACTGGCCCTGGAAGCCGGTACCGCTCGAGCAGTGGGCGCTTTCGCTGGTCGAAGCCTACGAACAAGGGTTGACCAGGGCGGTGGGGGTCTCCAACCACAACCTGGATCAGCTCGAGCGTGTGGCCCGGGTACTGGCTAAACACAATGTCCCCCTGGCGGCCAACCAGGTGGAGTACCACCTGCTCGAGCGCAAGCCCGAGCAGACCGGCCTTTTGCGGGCCATGCAGGCCGAAGGCATGGTGCTCATGGCCTATAGCCCGCTGGCCATGGGCTGGCTGACGGGCAAGTACAACCTGGAGAACCCCCCGCCAGGCCGCTACCGGGCCCAGCGCTACGTGACTCGTAAGGCCCAGATTCCTTTGCTGCTAAAAGGCCTGACCGAGATTGCCGAAACCATTCGTGCTACCCCGGCCCAGGTGGCCCTGCGCTGGTGCATTCAAAAAGGCACCCTGCCCATTCCGGGGGCAAAAAACGCACGGCAAGCCGAGGGCAACGCAGCGGCTTTGTGCATTCGCCTTTCCGATGAGCACATGGCGCGTTTGGACGACCTGAGCGGCTAG
- a CDS encoding ROK family protein encodes MSVVGIDLGGTKIMAGVLSEGSIKARVTVPTPEEGGPAVIEAMAQAAQAAIEAGGVAVQAIGLGTPGPLDFKRGRIKFAPNIANFTDFPIVERLEQATGYKVYMENDANAAALAEHKLGAAQGAESTLYMTVSTGVGGGFVWGNRVLRGVNGQGGEIGHITMQPGGPLCGCGLDGCLEALATGPAMERMALAAFQREMNTRELFALFQQGDPRASRIVLQAASWVGIALASLVKCYDPEVVVLGGGVALNAGQGYLDEVLRSYQRYMENWIAPPIRLAQLGSEAGLLGAALTAALEVGEA; translated from the coding sequence ATGAGCGTAGTGGGGATTGACCTGGGCGGAACCAAGATTATGGCGGGGGTGCTCTCGGAGGGCAGCATCAAGGCCAGGGTAACCGTGCCCACCCCGGAAGAAGGCGGCCCGGCCGTGATCGAGGCCATGGCCCAGGCCGCTCAAGCCGCCATAGAAGCCGGGGGTGTTGCTGTTCAGGCCATTGGCCTGGGCACCCCGGGGCCGCTGGACTTCAAGCGCGGACGCATCAAGTTTGCCCCCAACATCGCCAATTTCACCGACTTTCCCATCGTGGAGCGGCTCGAGCAGGCCACCGGCTACAAGGTCTATATGGAAAACGACGCCAACGCCGCCGCGCTGGCCGAACACAAGCTCGGCGCGGCCCAGGGTGCCGAAAGCACCCTCTACATGACGGTCTCGACCGGAGTGGGGGGCGGTTTTGTGTGGGGCAACAGGGTGCTGCGGGGTGTAAATGGTCAGGGGGGCGAGATTGGGCACATCACCATGCAGCCCGGCGGCCCCCTGTGTGGTTGTGGGCTGGACGGCTGCCTGGAGGCGCTGGCCACCGGCCCGGCTATGGAGCGCATGGCCCTGGCCGCCTTCCAGCGCGAGATGAACACCCGCGAGCTGTTTGCCCTGTTTCAGCAAGGCGACCCCAGGGCCAGTCGGATCGTGCTGCAGGCCGCGAGCTGGGTGGGCATCGCCCTGGCCTCGCTGGTCAAGTGCTACGACCCCGAGGTGGTGGTGCTGGGGGGCGGGGTGGCGCTCAATGCGGGCCAGGGCTACCTGGACGAGGTGCTGCGTTCGTACCAACGCTATATGGAAAACTGGATCGCCCCGCCCATCCGCCTGGCCCAGCTAGGCAGCGAGGCGGGGTTGCTGGGCGCAGCCCTGACGGCGGCCCTCGAGGTGGGCGAGGCTTGA
- a CDS encoding YifB family Mg chelatase-like AAA ATPase, which translates to MLAQVRTYSLFGLEAQPITVEVDVSQGMPFYTVVGLPDKAVEESRERVRAALKNAGFPYPQGRVVINLAPAELRKEGTHYDLPIALGLLCAQGTIPPEALQGFASAGELGLDGELRPVPGAVNLALGALQEGRKLLMPQTSAEEAALIEGVEVWGAASLAQLVRFLLGQEDLPQARYSDGPEAPETALDLLDVKGQAKAKRALEIAAAGAHHLLMSGTPGSGKTMLAKRMVGLLPPLSHEEALEVTRIHSAAGRLMKGLVKTPPFRSPHHTVSDAGLIGGGTIPKPGEISLAHRGVLFLDEFPEFSRDALEVLRQPLEDGVVTISRARASFTYPARFLLIAAMNPCPCGWHGDPERPCSCTPSQRTRYVNRISGPLLDRFDLVVEVPRLTPAELARASEGESTAAVRERVLTAREKMKARQGKLNSELFGRALRQHTVLSPSSEALLQAATKRLALTARSYDRILRVARTIADLSNSEPIQEAHLAEALTYRRSLG; encoded by the coding sequence ATGCTGGCGCAAGTACGAACCTACAGTCTGTTTGGCCTCGAGGCCCAGCCCATCACGGTGGAGGTGGATGTTTCGCAGGGGATGCCCTTTTACACGGTGGTCGGTCTGCCGGACAAGGCCGTCGAAGAGTCACGGGAACGGGTGCGGGCAGCCCTCAAGAATGCGGGCTTTCCCTATCCCCAGGGGCGGGTGGTCATCAACCTGGCCCCAGCCGAACTGCGCAAAGAGGGCACCCATTACGACCTGCCCATCGCCCTGGGGCTGCTGTGTGCCCAGGGAACCATCCCCCCCGAGGCCCTGCAGGGCTTTGCCTCGGCGGGCGAGCTGGGCCTGGACGGCGAGCTGCGCCCGGTTCCGGGGGCGGTAAACCTGGCGCTGGGCGCGCTGCAGGAGGGCCGTAAGCTGCTCATGCCCCAGACCTCTGCCGAGGAGGCCGCCCTGATCGAAGGGGTCGAGGTGTGGGGTGCGGCCAGCCTGGCGCAGCTGGTGCGCTTTTTGTTGGGACAGGAAGACCTTCCGCAGGCCCGCTATAGCGATGGCCCAGAGGCCCCAGAGACCGCGCTCGATCTGCTCGACGTGAAAGGCCAGGCCAAAGCCAAGCGGGCCCTGGAAATTGCCGCTGCGGGCGCCCACCACCTGCTGATGAGCGGTACGCCCGGTTCGGGCAAGACCATGCTGGCCAAGCGGATGGTGGGGCTGCTGCCCCCCTTGAGCCATGAGGAGGCGCTCGAGGTGACCCGCATCCACTCTGCCGCGGGGCGCCTGATGAAGGGTCTGGTCAAGACCCCACCCTTCCGCAGCCCCCACCACACCGTCTCGGATGCCGGGCTGATTGGGGGTGGTACCATCCCCAAGCCGGGCGAAATCTCGCTGGCCCACCGGGGCGTACTGTTTCTAGACGAGTTTCCCGAGTTCTCCCGCGACGCTTTGGAGGTGCTGCGCCAGCCTCTGGAAGATGGGGTGGTCACCATCTCGCGGGCCAGGGCCAGCTTCACCTATCCGGCGCGGTTTTTGCTCATTGCGGCCATGAACCCCTGCCCCTGCGGCTGGCACGGCGACCCGGAAAGACCCTGTAGCTGCACCCCCAGCCAGCGCACCCGGTACGTGAACCGCATCAGCGGCCCCCTGCTCGACCGCTTCGACCTGGTGGTGGAAGTCCCCCGCCTCACCCCCGCCGAACTCGCCCGCGCCTCCGAAGGGGAGTCTACCGCCGCGGTGCGAGAACGGGTGCTGACGGCAAGGGAAAAGATGAAGGCCCGCCAGGGGAAGCTCAATAGCGAACTCTTCGGTAGAGCGCTGCGGCAGCATACGGTGCTTTCCCCCTCCAGCGAAGCCCTCTTGCAAGCGGCCACTAAACGCTTGGCCCTCACCGCAAGGAGCTACGACCGCATCCTCCGGGTAGCCCGCACCATCGCCGACCTCTCGAACTCAGAACCCATCCAGGAAGCCCACCTGGCCGAGGCGCTGACCTACCGGCGGAGTCTGGGGTGA